The Cucurbita pepo subsp. pepo cultivar mu-cu-16 chromosome LG08, ASM280686v2, whole genome shotgun sequence genome contains a region encoding:
- the LOC111800184 gene encoding putative receptor protein kinase ZmPK1, with product MALQRLTSGDYMAVENANHFLISPNGTFSSGFYRVGNNSYCYSIWFTNSFNKTLVWMANRDKPVNGEQSRLTLNADSNLVLTDADGTVVWSTDTVSAGEIELRLLETGNLVLMNQSQHFIWQSFDFPTDTLLPGQRFLKSSTLISMRTQRTYLSGFYYFKFNDDNVLNLIYNGPSLSSVYWPYTMVLVFENGRTPYNSSRIAILDEMGGFQSSDRFKFNATDYGFGPKRRLTMDYDGILRLYSLDEATGAWKITWVPDGRVDACMVHGLCGDYGICEYNPFPSCSCPPGFYRADSSDWTKGCKPLMNLTCESMSKEVDFIQLPNTDYFGYDWSYAQHVSIDVCKDICLSSCECSGFGYAVDGSGQCYPKSALRNGYRKPDLAVKMFMKVPEAMVKSTMDTYSNELNCSMETELVMNTHTEGGKGSKFEYMGLLIGVVVAIGVSEVVFVGFGWWFIFRKRVREELVNMGYVVLAMGFKRFSYDELKRATKNFKQEIGKGGFGTVYKGELDDGRIVGVKRLEGVLQGDAEFWAEVSIIGKINHKNLVKLWGFCAEKHHKMLVYEYVRNGSLDKHLFSSCSLNLDQRYEIAVGTAKGLSYLHEECLEWILHCDIKPQNILLDEGLEAKVADFGMSKLFREINESGFSKVRGTRGYLAPEWMMNLKIDAKADVYSYGVVLLELLTGKNASSFRSSTTGDDGGCVDLVKWIMKNVEDGEVGKVVDQRLNVEEDQMKKMKVLLKVGLQCVREDRNLRPVMSTIVELLACCEEPEEPDVHGDVYD from the coding sequence ATGGCGTTGCAGAGGCTGACTTCCGGCGACTACATGGCGGTGGAGAACGCCAACCACTTCCTAATTTCCCCAAATGGAACCTTTTCTTCTGGGTTTTATCGCGTCGGCAACAACTCGTATTGTTACTCAATTTGGTTCACTAATAGCTTCAATAAAACACTTGTATGGATGGCTAACAGAGACAAACCGGTGAACGGAGAGCAATCTCGATTAACCCTCAACGCCGATTCCAATTTGGTTTTGACCGACGCCGACGGCACTGTCGTTTGGTCCACCGACACAGTCTCCGCCGGCGAAATCGAACTCCGACTACTCGAAACAGGAAACCTCGTACTGATGAACCAATCACAACATTTCATTTGGCAAAGCTTTGATTTCCCTACTGATACTCTGCTTCCAGGGCAACGATTTCTCAAGTCATCAACTTTGATATCAATGAGAACTCAACGAACATATCTATCAGGCTTTTATTACTTCAAATTCAACGACGATAACGTGTTGAATCTCATTTATAATGGCCCTTCCCTCTCTAGTGTCTATTGGCCTTACACAATGGTTCTTGTCTTCGAAAATGGCCGAACTCCTTACAATAGCTCAAGAATTGCAATTCTAGACGAAATGGGTGGGTTTCAATCGAGTGatagattcaaatttaacGCTACGGATTATGGGTTTGGTCCAAAAAGGAGATTAACGATGGATTATGATGGGATTTTGAGATTGTATAGCCTGGATGAAGCCACTGGAGCTTGGAAGATCACATGGGTTCCTGATGGGCGTGTTGATGCTTGTATGGTTCATGGGTTGTGTGGAGATTATGGCATTTGTGAATACAACCCATTTCCATCTTGTTCTTGTCCCCCTGGCTTTTACAGAGCCGATTCTTCCGATTGGACTAAAGGGTGTAAGCCATTAATGAATTTGACGTGTGAGTCAATGTCCAAGGAAGTGGACTTCATTCAATTGCCTAACACGGATTACTTCGGCTATGATTGGAGTTACGCGCAGCATGTTTCCATTGATGTGTGTAAGGATATTTGCCTTAGTAGCTGCGAGTGCTCTGGATTTGGCTATGCAGTTGATGGCTCGGGGCAGTGTTATCCCAAAAGTGCTCTTCGAAATGGGTATCGAAAGCCGGATCTTGCGGTGAAGATGTTCATGAAGGTGCCGGAGGCTATGGTGAAATCTACAATGGACACATATTCTAATGAATTGAATTGCTCGATGGAAACAGAGCTTGTTATGAACACTCATACGGAAGGGGGGAAAGGTAGTAAATTTGAGTACATGGGGCTGTTGATTGGTGTGGTGGTGGCTATTGGGGTGAGTGAGGTTGTGTTTGTTGGGTTTGGTTGGTGGTTCATTTTTCGCAAGAGGGTTCGTGAAGAATTGGTTAATATGGGTTATGTTGTGTTAGCTATGGGGTTTAAAAGATTTTCATACGATGAATTGAAGAGAGCTACCAAAAATTTCAAGCAAGAGATAGGCAAAGGTGGGTTTGGGACTGTTTACAAGGGCGAATTGGACGATGGAAGGATCGTGGGGGTGAAGAGATTAGAAGGCGTTTTACAAGGAGATGCAGAGTTTTGGGCAGAGGTGAGCATAATCGGGAAGATAAACCACAAGAACTTAGTGAAATTATGGGGTTTTTGCGCTGAAAAACACCACAAGATGTTAGTTTATGAGTATGTAAGAAATGGGTCATTGGACAAACATTTATTCTCATCTTGTTCGTTAAATTTGGATCAAAGATACGAAATCGCCGTCGGAACAGCAAAGGGTTTATCGTATTTACACGAAGAATGTCTTGAATGGATTCTTCATTGTGATATCAAGCCACAGAATATACTTCTTGATGAGGGCTTGGAGGCTAAGGTTGCGGATTTTGGGATGTCCAAGCTTTTTCGAGAGATTAATGAAAGTGGGTTCTCGAAGGTGCGTGGGACACGAGGCTATTTGGCTCCCGAATGGATGATGAACCTTAAGATTGATGCGAAGGCTGATGTTTATAGCTATGGAGTTGTTCTTTTAGAGCTTCTTACGGGGAAGAATGCTTCTAGTTTTCGATCGTCGACCACGGGCGACGATGGGGGATGCGTGGATTTAGTGAAGTGGATAATGAAGAACGTTGAGGATGGTGAGGTTGGTAAGGTGGTGGATCAGAGATTGAATGTGGAGGAGGatcaaatgaagaagatgaaggtgTTGCTGAAAGTGGGTCTTCAATGTGTACGTGAAGATCGGAACTTGAGGCCTGTGATGAGTACAATTGTTGAGCTTCTTGCATGCTGTGAAGAACCAGAAGAACCAGACGTTCATGGAGATGTTTATGATTAA
- the LOC111800542 gene encoding putative receptor protein kinase ZmPK1: MFVSALLFYFLLAPFSASAEPTPPRLQRLTQGGSIAVEDQTQFLTSPDGTFSSGFYKVGNNSFCYSIWFAKSADKTVVWMANRDNPVNGHQSKLILKANGNLVLTDADGSLTWSTNTITTEQVELRLLENGNLVLMNQIGGFIWQSFDSPTDTLLPQQQFLKNSTLVSMRSPGTYLSGFYFLKFNDDNVLNLIYNSPSLSSIYWPDPGRSVFENGRTRYNSSRVAILNDMGRFESTDNLNFNATDYGFGPKRRLTMDYDGVLRLYSLVESTGTWNISWLPMGQLDACLVHGLCGEFGICSYNPFPTCTCPPGFTRNDASDWSKGCKPSFNLSCDSQNLDFMHLPRTDYYGYDLVGYTRGVSVETCRNSCLKNCQCLGFGYSMEGFGQCFPKGALRNGNLKPDSIILMHIKIPKENRVAEMKEGDLKCSVSELVPTTQVYAENKAKFRYMGLMIGFVGVVGFIEFIFIGFGWWNVFRKRVNEELVNMGYIVLAMGFKRFTYAEMNRATRNFKQVIGKGGFGTVYKGELDDGRAVAVKRLEGVLQGEAEFWAEVSIIGKINHKNLVKLWGFCAEKQHKMLVYEFVKNGSLDKLLFSDSSETLGLEQRYEIAVGTAKGLSYLHEECLEWVLHCDVKPQNILLDEGLEARVADFGMSKLFGEIKESGFSRVRGTRGYLAPEWMMDQKIDAKADVYSFGIVLLELVSGKCASKFHLVSWMMESIEQGKIEDVIDPRLVERQDRLKIETLVRVGLLCVKEDRNLRPAMSRVVELLSCRL; this comes from the coding sequence ATGTTCGTCTCCGCCCTTCTATTTTACTTTCTTCTTGCACCGTTCTCGGCTTCGGCTGAACCAACTCCACCACGACTCCAGAGGCTAACTCAGGGAGGATCCATAGCCGTCGAAGACCAGACTCAATTCCTAACTTCCCCAGATGGAACCTTTTCATCTGGGTTTTACAAGGTCGGCAACAATTCCTTCTGCTATTCAATTTGGTTCGCAAAAAGCGCCGACAAAACTGTCGTTTGGATGGCAAACAGAGACAACCCAGTCAACGGACACCAATCCAAATTGATCCTCAAAGCCAACGGAAATCTGGTACTCACCGATGCAGATGGCTCCCTCACATGGTCTACAAACACAATCACTACAGAACAAGTTGAGCTTCGGCTTCTTGAGAATGGAAATCTTGTGCTGATGAACCAAATCGGAGGGTTTATTTGGCAGAGCTTCGATTCCCCAACAGATACTCTGCTTCCACAGCAACAATTTCTAAAGAATTCCACTCTGGTTTCAATGAGAAGTCCAGGTACTTACCTATCTGGGTTCTATTTCTTGAAATTCAACGACGACAACGTTCTAAATCTCATTTATAATAGCCCTTCGCTCTCGAGTATCTACTGGCCTGATCCTGGTAGGAGTGTGTTTGAAAATGGTCGAACTCGGTATAACAGCTCCAGAGTAGCAATTTTAAATGACATGGGAAGGTTTGAATCCACTGACAACTTGAATTTCAATGCTACGGATTATGGGTTCGGTCCGAAAAGGAGATTAACAATGGATTACGACGGAGTTTTGAGATTGTATAGCCTTGTTGAATCAACTGGCACTTGGAACATATCATGGCTTCCAATGGGTCAACTAGATGCTTGTTTGGTTCATGGGTTATGTGGAGAATTTGGAATTTGTTCATACAATCCATTCCCTACTTGCACATGTCCTCCTGGGTTCACTAGAAACGATGCTTCAGATTGGAGTAAAGGCTGCAAACCTTCTTTCAATCTGAGCTGTGATTCCCAGAATTTGGATTTCATGCATCTTCCTCGTACGGATTATTATGGCTATGACTTGGTGGGTTACACCAGAGGTGTCTCTGTTGAGACATGTAGGAATTCATGTCTCAAGAACTGTCAATGTTTGGGATTTGGATACTCAATGGAAGGATTTGGACAATGCTTTCCTAAAGGAGCTCTTCGTAATGGGAATTTAAAACCTGATAGCATTATTCTTATGCATATCaagattccaaaagaaaacagagtaGCAGAGATGAAAGAAGGAGATTTGAAATGCTCTGTTTCAGAACTCGTTCCAACCACACAAGTATATGCAGAAAACAAAGCTAAGTTTCGATACATGGGATTAATGATTGGATTTGTAGGTGTTGTTGGGTTCattgaattcatttttataGGATTTGGGTGGTGGAATGTGTTCCGGAAGCGAGTTAATGAAGAGTTGGTTAACATGGGTTACATTGTTTTAGCCATGGGATTCAAAAGATTCACATACGCAGAAATGAATCGGGCGACGAGAAACTTCAAGCAAGTGATCGGAAAAGGAGGGTTTGGAACTGTTTACAAAGGAGAATTGGACGATGGAAGGGCCGTGGCAGTGAAGAGATTAGAAGGCGTTTTACAAGGAGAAGCAGAGTTCTGGGCAGAGGTGAGCATCATCGGAAAGATAAACCACAAGAACTTAGTGAAATTGTGGGGTTTTTGCGCTGAGAAACAGCACAAGATGTTAGTTTATGAGTTCGTGAAAAATGGGTCATTGGACAAATTGCTATTCTCGGATTCATCAGAAACACTAGGATTGGAGCAGAGGTACGAGATTGCTGTCGGGACAGCAAAGGGGTTATCATATTTGCATGAAGAATGTCTGGAATGGGTTCTTCACTGCGACGTGAAGCCTCAAAACATACTCCTTGACGAGGGTTTGGAGGCGAGAGTGGCAGATTTTGGAATGTCGAAGCTTTTTGGAGAGATTAAGGAAAGTGGATTCTCGAGGGTGAGAGGAACGAGAGGGTACTTAGCGCCAGAATGGATGATGGACCAGAAAATAGATGCGAAGGCTGATGTTTACAGCTTTGGCATCGTTTTGCTGGAGCTGGTGAGCGGCAAATGTGCATCAAAATTCCATCTGGTGAGCTGGATGATGGAGAGCATAGAACAAGGGAAGATTGAAGATGTGATCGATCCAAGGCTTGTGGAGAGGCAGGATAGGCTGAAGATTGAGACGTTGGTACGAGTTGGTTTACTATGCGTTAAGGAAGATCGAAATTTGAGGCCTGCGATGAGCAGAGTTGTAGAACTTCTTAGCTGTAGactgtga
- the LOC111800549 gene encoding dynein light chain-like, which yields MLEGKGVVRETDMAEVIQGHGLALAYKALDQHEVSDSQSIARFIKQRLDEAYGPAWQCVVGKAFGGCITHVCGTFIFFHVDTMEFLIFKDATDCFKSLQHTLGGLPHKA from the exons ATGTTAGAGGGCAAAGGTGTGGTCCGCGAAACAGACATGGCAGAGGTGATCCAAGGCCATGGCCTTGCCTTGGCTTACAAAGCACTTGATCAACACGAAGTATCCGACTCTCAATCCATTGCACGTTTCATCAAACAG AGGTTGGACGAAGCTTATGGGCCGGCATGGCAGTGTGTGGTGGGCAAAGCGTTTGGAGGCTGCATTACCCATGTATGTGGtaccttcatcttcttccatgtGGATACCATGGAGTTCCTCATCTTTAAAGACGCAACAGACTGCTTCAAAAGCCTTCAACACACCCTTGGAGGGCTTCCCCACAAAGCTTAA
- the LOC111800545 gene encoding BEL1-like homeodomain protein 9 isoform X2, whose translation MADGIESFDHVPQQSRRDKLREQPDRSSFLPFYDPSLISSSDILSTAAAAAAAANNPLFQFHHPFFDTQIPSSLLPDSNNSVLLNHCYAAFKPEPLSLSLSSHPYLSTVNVPLGPFTGYASILKGSRFLKPAQQLLEELCDVVGLQRTQSSSATSGSLSDCGVVHHSLASNKSTLVSMLDEVYRKYKQYYLQIEEVMTSFEYISGLGNAAPYANQAIKAMYAYFQSLKNAILDQLKFNKRTHGGDYSQRSVRNPGFLDHQPVWRPQRGLPEQAVTVLRGWLFDHFLHPYPSDTDKLMLAKQTGLSRSQVSNWFINARVRLWKPMVEEIYNLETKQTQKNCHREEDRNEHPPSRNEPHDIPMGIQDEPFNICYNLSSHSHMASNNNNSGVSLTLGLHQNNGIGGFPVGNRVE comes from the exons atGGCCGACGGCATTGAATCCTTCGACCATGTCCCTCAACAGAGCCGCCGTGATAAGCTCCGAGAACAGCCCGACCGCTCATCTTTCCTCCCTTTTTACGACCCCTCATTAATTTCCTCCTCCGACATCCtctccaccgccgccgccgccgccgccgccgccaacAATCCTCTTTTCCAATTCCACCACCCCTTCTTCGACACACAAATTCCCTCTTCCCTCTTACCCGATTCCAACAACTCTGTTCTCTTAAACCATTGCTACGCCGCCTTCAAGCCCGAACCCCTCTCTTTATCTCTCTCCTCTCACCCCTATCTGAGTACTGTTAATGTTCCTCTTGGACCTTTCACTGGGTACGCTTCCATTTTAAAAGGGTCGAGGTTTTTGAAGCCTGCTCAGCAGTTGTTGGAGGAGCTCTGTGATGTTGTTGGCCTTCAACGGACTCAATCCTCTTCGGCCACTTCCGGCAGTTTGAGTGACTGTGGAGTTGTTCATCATTCCCTTGCTTCTAACAAATCTACCCTTGTTTCCATGCTCGACGAG GTTTACCGAAAGTATAAGCAATACTATCTACAAATCGAGGAAGTGATGACATCGTTCGAGTACATCTCCGGGCTCGGGAATGCAGCGCCCTATGCCAACCAAGCTATAAAAGCCATGTACGCTTATTTCCAAAGCTTGAAAAATGCAATTCTTGACCAacttaaattcaataaaaggACTCATGGTGGTGACTACAGTCAAAGATCGGTTCGAAACCCGGGATTTCTTGACCATCAGCCTGTTTGGCGACCGCAACGAGGGCTACCCGAACAAGCAGTGACGGTTCTTCGTGGTTGGTTGTTCGATCATTTTTTGCATCC TTATCCTTCTGATACCGACAAGCTTATGTTGGCTAAACAGACTGGTCTGTCTCGTAGTCAG GTCTCTAACTGGTTCATTAATGCAAGAGTGAGGCTTTGGAAGCCAATGGTTGAAGAAATATACAATCTTGAAACAAAGCAGACACAGAAGAATTGCCATAGAGAAGAAGATCGAAACGAGCATCCTCCATCGCGAAACGAACCTCATGACATACCAATGGGGATTCAAGATGAGCCCTTTAACATATGTTACAACTTGTCAAGCCATTCCCATATGGcgagcaacaacaacaacagcgGAGTTTCCTTAACTCTTGGCCTTCACCAGAACAATGGCATTGGCGGCTTCCCTGTTGG AAACAGAGTGGAATGA
- the LOC111800545 gene encoding BEL1-like homeodomain protein 9 isoform X3, producing the protein MADGIESFDHVPQQSRRDKLREQPDRSSFLPFYDPSLISSSDILSTAAAAAAAANNPLFQFHHPFFDTQIPSSLLPDSNNSVLLNHCYAAFKPEPLSLSLSSHPYLSTVNVPLGPFTGYASILKGSRFLKPAQQLLEELCDVVGLQRTQSSSATSGSLSDCGVVHHSLASNKSTLVSMLDEVYRKYKQYYLQIEEVMTSFEYISGLGNAAPYANQAIKAIQRSVRNPGFLDHQPVWRPQRGLPEQAVTVLRGWLFDHFLHPYPSDTDKLMLAKQTGLSRSQVSNWFINARVRLWKPMVEEIYNLETKQTQKNCHREEDRNEHPPSRNEPHDIPMGIQDEPFNICYNLSSHSHMASNNNNSGVSLTLGLHQNNGIGGFPVGYVMGGHFGRDVVGTQLLHDFVG; encoded by the exons atGGCCGACGGCATTGAATCCTTCGACCATGTCCCTCAACAGAGCCGCCGTGATAAGCTCCGAGAACAGCCCGACCGCTCATCTTTCCTCCCTTTTTACGACCCCTCATTAATTTCCTCCTCCGACATCCtctccaccgccgccgccgccgccgccgccgccaacAATCCTCTTTTCCAATTCCACCACCCCTTCTTCGACACACAAATTCCCTCTTCCCTCTTACCCGATTCCAACAACTCTGTTCTCTTAAACCATTGCTACGCCGCCTTCAAGCCCGAACCCCTCTCTTTATCTCTCTCCTCTCACCCCTATCTGAGTACTGTTAATGTTCCTCTTGGACCTTTCACTGGGTACGCTTCCATTTTAAAAGGGTCGAGGTTTTTGAAGCCTGCTCAGCAGTTGTTGGAGGAGCTCTGTGATGTTGTTGGCCTTCAACGGACTCAATCCTCTTCGGCCACTTCCGGCAGTTTGAGTGACTGTGGAGTTGTTCATCATTCCCTTGCTTCTAACAAATCTACCCTTGTTTCCATGCTCGACGAG GTTTACCGAAAGTATAAGCAATACTATCTACAAATCGAGGAAGTGATGACATCGTTCGAGTACATCTCCGGGCTCGGGAATGCAGCGCCCTATGCCAACCAAGCTATAAAAGCCAT TCAAAGATCGGTTCGAAACCCGGGATTTCTTGACCATCAGCCTGTTTGGCGACCGCAACGAGGGCTACCCGAACAAGCAGTGACGGTTCTTCGTGGTTGGTTGTTCGATCATTTTTTGCATCC TTATCCTTCTGATACCGACAAGCTTATGTTGGCTAAACAGACTGGTCTGTCTCGTAGTCAG GTCTCTAACTGGTTCATTAATGCAAGAGTGAGGCTTTGGAAGCCAATGGTTGAAGAAATATACAATCTTGAAACAAAGCAGACACAGAAGAATTGCCATAGAGAAGAAGATCGAAACGAGCATCCTCCATCGCGAAACGAACCTCATGACATACCAATGGGGATTCAAGATGAGCCCTTTAACATATGTTACAACTTGTCAAGCCATTCCCATATGGcgagcaacaacaacaacagcgGAGTTTCCTTAACTCTTGGCCTTCACCAGAACAATGGCATTGGCGGCTTCCCTGTTGGGTACGTAATGGGTGGACATTTTGGTAGAGATGTTGTTGGAACTCAGCTGTTACATGACTTTGTAGGCTGA
- the LOC111800545 gene encoding BEL1-like homeodomain protein 9 isoform X1, whose protein sequence is MADGIESFDHVPQQSRRDKLREQPDRSSFLPFYDPSLISSSDILSTAAAAAAAANNPLFQFHHPFFDTQIPSSLLPDSNNSVLLNHCYAAFKPEPLSLSLSSHPYLSTVNVPLGPFTGYASILKGSRFLKPAQQLLEELCDVVGLQRTQSSSATSGSLSDCGVVHHSLASNKSTLVSMLDEVYRKYKQYYLQIEEVMTSFEYISGLGNAAPYANQAIKAMYAYFQSLKNAILDQLKFNKRTHGGDYSQRSVRNPGFLDHQPVWRPQRGLPEQAVTVLRGWLFDHFLHPYPSDTDKLMLAKQTGLSRSQVSNWFINARVRLWKPMVEEIYNLETKQTQKNCHREEDRNEHPPSRNEPHDIPMGIQDEPFNICYNLSSHSHMASNNNNSGVSLTLGLHQNNGIGGFPVGYVMGGHFGRDVVGTQLLHDFVG, encoded by the exons atGGCCGACGGCATTGAATCCTTCGACCATGTCCCTCAACAGAGCCGCCGTGATAAGCTCCGAGAACAGCCCGACCGCTCATCTTTCCTCCCTTTTTACGACCCCTCATTAATTTCCTCCTCCGACATCCtctccaccgccgccgccgccgccgccgccgccaacAATCCTCTTTTCCAATTCCACCACCCCTTCTTCGACACACAAATTCCCTCTTCCCTCTTACCCGATTCCAACAACTCTGTTCTCTTAAACCATTGCTACGCCGCCTTCAAGCCCGAACCCCTCTCTTTATCTCTCTCCTCTCACCCCTATCTGAGTACTGTTAATGTTCCTCTTGGACCTTTCACTGGGTACGCTTCCATTTTAAAAGGGTCGAGGTTTTTGAAGCCTGCTCAGCAGTTGTTGGAGGAGCTCTGTGATGTTGTTGGCCTTCAACGGACTCAATCCTCTTCGGCCACTTCCGGCAGTTTGAGTGACTGTGGAGTTGTTCATCATTCCCTTGCTTCTAACAAATCTACCCTTGTTTCCATGCTCGACGAG GTTTACCGAAAGTATAAGCAATACTATCTACAAATCGAGGAAGTGATGACATCGTTCGAGTACATCTCCGGGCTCGGGAATGCAGCGCCCTATGCCAACCAAGCTATAAAAGCCATGTACGCTTATTTCCAAAGCTTGAAAAATGCAATTCTTGACCAacttaaattcaataaaaggACTCATGGTGGTGACTACAGTCAAAGATCGGTTCGAAACCCGGGATTTCTTGACCATCAGCCTGTTTGGCGACCGCAACGAGGGCTACCCGAACAAGCAGTGACGGTTCTTCGTGGTTGGTTGTTCGATCATTTTTTGCATCC TTATCCTTCTGATACCGACAAGCTTATGTTGGCTAAACAGACTGGTCTGTCTCGTAGTCAG GTCTCTAACTGGTTCATTAATGCAAGAGTGAGGCTTTGGAAGCCAATGGTTGAAGAAATATACAATCTTGAAACAAAGCAGACACAGAAGAATTGCCATAGAGAAGAAGATCGAAACGAGCATCCTCCATCGCGAAACGAACCTCATGACATACCAATGGGGATTCAAGATGAGCCCTTTAACATATGTTACAACTTGTCAAGCCATTCCCATATGGcgagcaacaacaacaacagcgGAGTTTCCTTAACTCTTGGCCTTCACCAGAACAATGGCATTGGCGGCTTCCCTGTTGGGTACGTAATGGGTGGACATTTTGGTAGAGATGTTGTTGGAACTCAGCTGTTACATGACTTTGTAGGCTGA
- the LOC111800544 gene encoding protein NRT1/ PTR FAMILY 5.6-like yields MKTEAENRGDDQILVHDSSVDHKRRLPLRASTGVWKASLFIIAIEFSERLSYFGIATSLVIYLTRVIRQDLKTAARNVNYWTGVTTLMPLLGGFLADAYLGRFSTVLVSTIVYLFGLSLLTLSTLVPSLKACGSEPCDEPRKLHEVLFFTAIYLISVGTGGHKPSLESFGADQFDDDHVEERKQKMSFFNWWNSGLCAGVIFGVTLIVYVQEHVGWGMAGVILTSVMATSLAIFLVGRPVYRYRAPLGSPLTPLLQVLVAAFTRRNLPYPSDSAHLYEVQATDKVHGRLLTHTNRLKFLDKAAIVGETSNSAGKQSPWRLATVTRVEELKLVLNMIPIWIASIPFGICVAQTYTFFIKQCATLDRKIGNTFIIPTSSMFCLAAVGMIISVAIYDRLLVPILRKTTGNERGITILQRIGIGMIFSFMAMSVAGLVERKRLGVVKGSPTKGSGAMSVFWLGPQFLIIGIADGFALVGLQEYFYDQVPDSMRSLGIAFYLSVNGAANFVSSLLITAVDRITGNSSGGKSWFGDNLNTSRLDHFYWLIAGIVAVNLCFFVLFARQYAYKSVQRTTVADCFDGDGKAGGVTSAV; encoded by the exons atgaaaacaGAGGCGGAAAACAGAGGAGATGATCAAATTTTGGTTCATGATTCTTCTGTTGATCATAAACGAAGGCTTCCTCTCAGAGCTTCCACCGGCGTCTGGAAAGCTTCCCTCTTCATCATCG CCATTGAGTTCAGTGAGAGGCTGAGTTACTTTGGAATAGCTACGAGTTTGGTTATATATCTCACCAGGGTCATCCGACAAGACCTCAAAACAGCGGCTAGGAATGTTAATTATTGGACTGGCGTCACCACTTTGATGCCTCTGCTTGGCGGCTTCTTGGCCGATGCTTATTTGGGCCGTTTCTCCACTGTTCTCGTTTCAACCATCGTTTACCTCTTC GGGCTGTCTCTGCTGACATTGTCCACTCTTGTACCAAGCTTGAAGGCCTGCGGTAGTGAGCCCTGCGATGAGCCAAGGAAGCTCCATGAAGTCTTGTTCTTCACGGCGATTTACTTAATCTCCGTTGGAACTGGTGGGCATAAACCATCTCTTGAGAGCTTTGGCGCCGACCAGTTCGATGACGATCATGTAGAGGAAAGGAAGCAAAAGATGTCGTTTTTCAATTGGTGGAACTCTGGGCTCTGTGCTGGTGTCATATTTGGAGTGACGTTAATTGTGTATGTTCAAGAACATGTCGGCTGGGGCATGGCTGGTGTGATTCTCACGTCGGTTATGGCAACGTCGCTTGCTATCTTCCTTGTTGGAAGGCCGGTTTATCGGTACAGGGCGCCATTAGGAAGCCCTTTAACTCCTCTGTTGCAGGTTTTAGTGGCTGCTTTTACAAGGAGAAACTTGCCTTATCCTTCAGATTCTGCTCATCTCTATGAAGTTCAAGCTACAGACAAGGTTCATGGGAGGCTCTTGACTCACACAAACAGGCTCAA ATTTTTGGACAAAGCTGCGATCGTGGGGGAGACAAGCAATTCAGCTGGAAAACAGAGTCCATGGAGGCTTGCAACAGTCACAAGAGTTGAGGAATTGAAGCTTGTTCTAAACATGATCCCAATTTGGATAGCTTCCATACCCTTTGGAATCTGCGTGGCGCAAACTTACACATTCTTCATTAAACAATGCGCAACACTAGACAGAAAAATCGGCAACACATTTATCATCCCGACATCCTCCATGTTCTGTCTGGCTGCCGTCGGCATGATCATCTCCGTCGCCATCTACGACAGGCTACTCGTTCCGATCCTCCGCAAAACAACAGGCAACGAGCGAGGCATAACCATTCTCCAAAGGATCGGAATCGGAATGATCTTCTCGTTCATGGCGATGTCGGTGGCCGGCCTCGTCGAGCGAAAACGACTCGGCGTAGTAAAAGGCAGCCCAACAAAAGGGTCGGGGGCGATGAGCGTGTTCTGGCTGGGGCCGCAGTTTTTAATCATTGGAATTGCAGATGGGTTTGCATTGGTGGGGCTGCAAGAGTACTTTTACGATCAAGTTCCTGATTCCATGAGGAGCCTTGGGATAGCTTTTTATTTGAGTGTTAATGGGGCTGCTAATTTCGTCAGCAGCTTGTTGATCACGGCGGTGGATCGGATCACCGGTAATAGCAGCGGCGGGAAGAGTTGGTTTGGGGACAATTTGAACACCAGCCGTTTGGATCATTTCTATTGGCTAATTGCCGGAATTGTGGCCgttaatttgtgtttttttgtgCTGTTTGCTCGCCAGTATGCGTATAAATCCGTGCAGAGGACCACGGTGGCTGATTGCTTCGACGGCGACGGCAAAGCCGGAGGCGTAACTTCAGCGGTTTGA